A section of the Anabaena cylindrica PCC 7122 genome encodes:
- a CDS encoding TniB family NTP-binding protein — MLWTLGDPAYDKGTIGNQTIRLIGLLKDCQVELIILDEFQHFIDRDSERVLKTVSDWLKTLIIDTNLPIILIGLPEAEEVLKLKSHSQLSRRFANRHYLSSFLWQTDCGA; from the coding sequence TTGTTATGGACACTTGGCGACCCTGCTTATGATAAAGGTACAATTGGCAACCAAACAATTCGTTTAATTGGTCTGCTTAAAGATTGCCAGGTTGAATTAATTATTCTCGATGAATTCCAACACTTCATTGACCGAGATTCAGAAAGAGTTCTCAAAACAGTTTCTGATTGGTTAAAAACTTTAATTATCGATACAAATTTGCCCATTATTTTAATTGGCTTACCCGAAGCTGAGGAAGTTCTTAAACTTAAATCTCATTCTCAACTCAGTCGCCGTTTTGCCAATCGTCATTATCTCTCGTCTTTTTTATGGCAGACAGATTGTGGTGCATAA
- a CDS encoding type II toxin-antitoxin system RelE/ParE family toxin translates to MAIILKKPLAEADLLDTWDFIANQSLEKADSFLQKIENKLKILAENPGLGRKRDELVPGLRSFMVGSYLIFYSPINQGIPVL, encoded by the coding sequence ATGGCAATTATTCTGAAGAAACCCCTTGCCGAAGCTGATTTGTTAGATACTTGGGATTTCATTGCTAATCAAAGCCTTGAAAAAGCAGATAGTTTCCTACAAAAGATAGAAAACAAACTCAAAATTCTGGCAGAAAATCCTGGTCTGGGCAGAAAACGTGATGAATTAGTGCCAGGTTTACGGAGTTTTATGGTAGGAAGTTATCTGATTTTTTACTCCCCAATCAACCAAGGAATTCCCGTTCTGTAA
- a CDS encoding TniQ family protein — protein MPTQMLLRTPSPYQDESLAGYLIRLNESNYYSSPNWILQLAGLHINRRIPLGNNLDQPSKLSQLIQVKDEQIRLMASLPHQLGGDVNSRQYTISNYARKLCPYCLIESVYCRKIWDWDLVTACSLHKCVLMTQCPGCQKNIQWCRPAVARCRCGFDFRTGQAQTATFHQVNLCAYLFSLEKSLATVHIHRN, from the coding sequence ATGCCTACTCAAATGCTGCTACGAACTCCAAGTCCCTATCAAGATGAAAGTCTAGCTGGTTATCTTATTCGGCTAAATGAAAGTAATTATTATTCATCACCCAATTGGATTTTGCAACTAGCTGGTCTACATATCAATCGCAGAATTCCGCTTGGCAACAATCTTGATCAGCCTTCAAAGCTTAGTCAACTTATTCAAGTCAAGGATGAACAGATCCGGTTAATGGCTTCTCTTCCTCATCAATTAGGTGGGGATGTTAATTCTCGGCAATACACCATTTCTAATTATGCTAGAAAACTATGTCCTTATTGTTTAATCGAATCTGTTTATTGCCGCAAAATTTGGGATTGGGATTTAGTCACAGCTTGTTCTCTACATAAATGTGTACTGATGACACAATGCCCTGGTTGTCAAAAAAATATTCAGTGGTGTAGACCCGCAGTCGCTCGTTGCCGATGTGGTTTCGATTTTCGCACAGGGCAAGCACAAACAGCCACTTTTCACCAAGTTAATCTGTGTGCATACTTGTTCTCATTAGAGAAAAGCCTTGCTACTGTGCATATTCACAGGAATTAA
- a CDS encoding IS1634 family transposase — protein sequence MKESQVAIQTLDIDHLGIVAGIIDEMELVEEVNKIVGIKTKETLTPGQVVKAMILNGLGFLSAPLYLFGEFFVGKATEYLIGEGVLPEHLNDDKLGRELDKYHQIGTTKIFTAVAIKAAHKFQVEMDSIHLDGTSMSVEGEYKKEIKEIDEIKQETEENKLEIEPEMKAIEIVHGYSRDKRPDLKQFIIDMIVTGDGDIPLYLKVDSGNVDDKSVFVERLKEFKKQWTFEGISVADSALYTAENLAAMRELKWITRVPLSIKEAKNKIVDIKEAEWKDSQISGYKIAAKESEYAGIKQRWIIVESEIRKKSSIQQVEKQVKKQEAKAKAALSKLSRQEFACQPDAKIVIEKLSKSWKYHQIKEIEYIEKLEYKTAGRPSKLTEPSQIKYQIKGQIETREEVIETEKINAGRFILATNVLDRNELSDEKVLEEYKAQQSNERGFRFLKDPLFFTSSVFVKTPERVEAIAMIMGLCLLVYNLAQRKLRQELAKFDDGIRNQVKKITNKPTMRWVFQMFQAVHLVIINGQKQMSNLTEEREKIVRYLGKSCSKYYLIT from the coding sequence GTGAAAGAGTCTCAAGTTGCCATACAAACCCTAGATATAGACCATTTAGGAATAGTAGCAGGAATAATAGACGAGATGGAATTGGTAGAAGAAGTGAATAAAATAGTGGGAATAAAAACAAAAGAAACCCTAACACCAGGACAAGTAGTAAAAGCGATGATATTGAATGGATTAGGGTTTTTAAGCGCCCCATTATATCTATTTGGGGAATTTTTTGTAGGAAAAGCAACAGAATATTTAATAGGAGAAGGAGTATTACCAGAGCATTTAAATGACGACAAACTAGGAAGAGAACTAGACAAATATCATCAAATAGGAACAACCAAGATATTTACAGCAGTAGCCATAAAAGCAGCCCATAAATTCCAAGTAGAAATGGATAGTATTCATTTAGATGGGACATCAATGAGTGTAGAAGGAGAGTACAAAAAAGAAATCAAAGAAATAGACGAAATAAAGCAAGAAACAGAAGAGAATAAATTAGAAATAGAACCGGAGATGAAAGCAATAGAAATAGTCCACGGATATTCAAGAGATAAAAGACCAGACTTGAAACAATTTATCATAGACATGATAGTAACAGGAGATGGAGACATCCCATTATATTTAAAAGTAGACTCAGGAAACGTAGATGATAAAAGTGTATTTGTAGAAAGATTAAAAGAATTTAAAAAACAATGGACATTTGAGGGCATAAGTGTAGCAGACAGTGCCTTATATACAGCAGAAAACTTAGCAGCAATGAGAGAACTGAAATGGATAACAAGAGTACCACTAAGTATCAAAGAAGCAAAAAATAAAATTGTAGATATAAAAGAAGCAGAATGGAAAGATAGTCAAATATCAGGCTATAAAATAGCAGCCAAAGAATCAGAATATGCAGGCATAAAACAAAGATGGATAATCGTAGAAAGTGAAATCAGAAAAAAATCAAGTATCCAACAAGTAGAAAAACAAGTCAAAAAACAGGAAGCAAAAGCAAAAGCCGCACTCAGCAAACTATCCAGACAAGAGTTCGCCTGTCAGCCAGATGCAAAAATAGTAATAGAAAAGCTATCAAAATCCTGGAAATATCACCAAATAAAAGAAATTGAATACATAGAGAAACTAGAATATAAAACAGCAGGTAGACCAAGTAAATTGACCGAACCAAGTCAAATAAAATATCAAATAAAAGGTCAAATAGAAACAAGAGAAGAAGTAATAGAAACTGAAAAAATTAACGCAGGGAGATTTATATTAGCAACGAATGTATTAGATAGAAATGAATTGAGTGATGAGAAAGTATTAGAAGAATACAAAGCTCAACAATCTAACGAAAGAGGATTTAGATTTTTAAAAGACCCATTGTTTTTTACATCAAGCGTATTTGTCAAAACCCCGGAAAGAGTAGAAGCAATAGCAATGATAATGGGATTGTGTTTGTTAGTCTATAACCTTGCCCAAAGAAAATTAAGGCAAGAATTAGCTAAATTTGATGATGGGATTAGAAATCAAGTTAAGAAAATCACAAATAAACCGACAATGAGGTGGGTATTTCAGATGTTTCAGGCTGTACATTTGGTAATCATAAATGGACAGAAACAAATGAGCAATTTAACGGAGGAACGTGAAAAGATTGTCAGATATTTAGGAAAGAGTTGTAGTAAATATTATCTAATTACTTGA
- a CDS encoding type II toxin-antitoxin system ParD family antitoxin: protein MNVSLTTELEKWVHSKVESGMYTSASEVIREGLRLLKEQDALKGIRLAELRRDIQQGIDSGESTPLNMSEIIAKAKQQRQEKQSK from the coding sequence ATGAACGTTTCTCTCACCACCGAACTAGAAAAGTGGGTACATTCTAAAGTAGAAAGCGGTATGTATACTTCCGCCAGTGAAGTGATTCGGGAAGGACTGCGGCTACTCAAAGAACAGGATGCCCTGAAAGGAATACGTCTTGCTGAGTTACGACGAGACATTCAACAAGGTATTGATAGCGGAGAATCTACACCCTTAAACATGAGTGAAATCATTGCCAAAGCAAAACAACAACGGCAGGAGAAACAGTCTAAATAA